AAAACCACCATCACGTGAGCTCCAAAGTTAGAAGAGGGATACTCACAGTAGGATTATGCGCAATAGACTGAGCGAAGGCAACGTCACACAAAGAGTAATGCCTGCTAGCAGAATTTGTAATATTATATTCTACGGGTGGAGAGGAAAACCACCATCACATGAGCGTCAAAGTTAGGAGAGAAATGCTCATGGTTGGATTGTGCGCTATAGACTTAAGAGCAAAGGCAACGTCACGCGAATAGTAACGCCAGCTAGCGGAATTTGTAGATACAAGGGATTGTATATGTGGGCCTAGAAGGAAGACACCGCCAAGTGAATGCCAAAGTTAGAAAAGTGGGCTGCTAGCGATAGATTTTGTGTTCAGTGGGCATAGAGGGAAACTTCCTTCACGTGAACGCCAAAGTTAGGTCAGGGATGCGCGCGATAGAATTGTGTGTTATGGAGTTAAGAGGTAGCCAACGTCATGTGAAGAGCAGGGTCTACTAGTAGCTTTTGTGGATATAAGGGATTACATCTATGGGCTTCGTAGGAAGACACCGCTGTGTGAATGCCAAAGTAAGAAATGCAAGGGCGACTAGCGATAGATTTCTATTCAGTGGGCATAGAGGGGACCACCTCGCGTGAAACATCAAAATTAGGGGAGGAGTGCCCGCTGGTGGGATTATGTGTTCTGACTTTAGAGGGAAGTCGTTGTCATACGGAAAGGAGGGCCTGCTAATGGCTCCTATGGATGCAAGGGATTATATCTATGGGTTTAGAGGGAAAGGGAAGACACCGCCGCATGAATGCCAAAGTTAGAAGAGAGGGTTGCTAGCGATGGATTTGTTTTCAGTATGCATAGAGGGGACCGCCTTCTCGTGAACGCCAAAGTTACGTTAGAGATGCTCACGATAGGATTATGTGCTACAGACTTAAGAGAAAGCCAATGTCATGTGAAGAGGAGGGTCTACAAGGGATTACATCTATGGGCTTAGAAGGAAGACACTGTCGCGTGAATGCCAAAGTTAGAAAACTAGATTTGTGTTCGGTGGGTGTAGAGGGGACCACCTTCACGTGAACCTCAAAGTTAGATGAGGAGTGCTCATGATGGGATTATGTGTTACAAATTTAGAGGGAAGCCATCGCCATGCAAAAAGGAGGACCTGCTAGCGGTTCCTATGGATACAAGGGACTGTATCTATGGGCTTAGAGGGCAAACACCACGCGTGAATGTCAAAGTTAGAAAAAGAGGGCTACTAGCGATGGATTTGTGTTAAGTAGGCGTAGAGGGGATCATATTCATGTGAATGCTAAAGTTAGATCAGGGATGCTCATGATAGGATTGTGTGCTATGAACTTATTAAGACAGGAAGCCAACATCATGTGAAGAGGAGGGTATGCTAACAACTTTGTAGATACAAGGGATTGCATCTATGGGCTTAGAAGGAAGACACTGTCACATGAATGCCAAAATTAGAAAAGCGAGGTCTGCTAGCAATAGATTTGTGTTCAATAGGCGTAGAGGAGACTACCTTCACGTGAACGCAAAGTTAAGGTTAGGAGTGCTCTTGATGGGACTATGTGTTACAAATTTAGAGGGAAGCCATTGTCATGCAAAAAGGAGGGCATGCTAACAGCTCCTATGGATACAAGGGAATGTATCTATGGCTTAGAGGGAAGACACCACGCGTGAATGTCAAAGTTAGAAAAAGAGGGCTGCTAGCGATGGATTTGTGTTCAGTAGGCGTAGAGGGGACCACCTTCACGTGAACGCCAAAATTAGGTCAGGGATGCTCATGATAGGATTGTGTGCTATAGACTTATTAAAAGAGGAACCAACGTCATGTGAAGAGGGGGTATGCTAATAGCTTTGTATATACAAGGGATTGCATCTATGGGATTAGAAGGAAGAAAACTTTCACATGAATGTCAAAATTAGAAAAGCAACATCTACTAGCGATAGATTTGTGTTCAATGGATGTAGAGGGGACCACCTTCGCGTGAACGCAAAGTTAAGATTAGgagttgtggtagaaccgcctaatctaatgcctcccaggagtacttgtcttccattagacactaagtactcaagggaggacactaaattactcagttccgtcgagcacaccccaagggagaacccgaaaatccatatttttccatcaggatcacaaatgagagaataaagcttacaacattcttaagacatttcttacatcacttttcatgcaacatcatagtataatatttattatttataacagcagaatataaccatgttatcagagtttcagcagAAACAAAattatttaatgacaagttaaacattaacatgatgatccgttatatacatcataacaggttataagtttttccattataaaatattttggatggaattttcaaataaactctatgtccgcaacgttaaaaaaatcctcgctgagcccatcaGGAGGTTTTCGCACACAAgtgttagctctagcatccacctatcacttgtaaatagggtagaacaaaccctaagtacccaattgtactccgcaagacttacccgtcaagaggaaagaaaagactccaaggatatacaaggctatctggcttatgggttttattgcatctgcaggaggcATTACTacgcgtgcatccttatattcaattttattagcagtcatcattagttcattaactaaccattctatgtaagcacatgtgctacttttcaagcaggtggtaagcaatcagaactattttaacatctttcatattccagttcttactacggtgctagatcatagacaagttttACTGTATTACAcgatgattcgtgaatcaatgtatcccggctgagtaccccaaaacacacgccccgtttgtacctcaggcacaagcaggactaacccaccactctcctgtcaaggggtccaggtcctcatctaaacttggactctaagcccccacacctgagtcctagacttagtgtaatgcttagacctccaccatctccgcctccaatcagttggtccgaaaagagctagaacctacgacaagagagcaacaagtctttccgctcccataaacaagtatgtgctcaggataataagtctgtgacctaactagaatccaatgcaacggcagattcttaaccgacacaggcgaaacaagtgcaatccgagcctcgctcgaatgcctaaccaagtccagatccaaagtaccattctattcggtctccaattatcattcatttatattccatgtgatagtaatataataacaataataatattttttctatctctcgcgagtgacagataatcacttgacttctaccggatcctatagcataacaatctacatgatcctgacatactagtaggattcaactccttaaaacttaatatacaagcataaaataaagtgcagaataataggggttatgcaccgaggcttgcataggtaagatataactaaaagttagcattccatcatggtgacacgatcatcaaggcaccatcttttccgctacttcagtcatctccacgatccatcgttgttccgaTTATGACATacatggatgcaacgcagagacgtaattaatcaatggTAACTACAACTCTATAATACGATTACGCTCTgtgagctaacgagctagcttaatGACTAATGTACTAGTCTACATATCCACGTCACCAAGTAAGGCTTGTTTCTGaaaaatgttttcgttctacaaacctccaattatttttgacatttgattgattaaatatatatttttgtactatggctcatttagttactttaacaaactaattcctctgaagctacaaaaattacagtgagcacctaataatgtgaggAATTTATTGTGAAAAATTCAGAGCCAACAGTATCactaatttatcacaacaattcctacaagtttatatcttacaatattaagcatttcaaattgattagataacccctaaaaatattataaaactatatgaacaaaatatactaacagatagaccatgattttaggaacctaacaaaattggtttcataattttttgacatCTACACAAATTTATCATGAATTTACAAGttcaccttagaaactaaattagaaaatacatTAGAAAGAGGAAAGGGCCGGCAGCGACCCTTTAGGCCCGGCAGCCCAGTGCGGCACAGCTGCGCGCGCGACGTGGCGGCCCAGTATGGCCCAAAGCCAAGGCGCCCGCGCACGTAGGCCATTTTGTAGAAAATGGCTCGGGTTTTTGGATAATCACGCGGAGCAACAGAACATTATTACTACAGACTCACGCTTTGTAATAAAGACCCTGGAATGTGTTTGCCTTTGCAACGGGGCGGTCCTCGGCGTGCCCGCGCGCGGCGGCACGGCACACCGGCGGCAACGACGGTTACGTCGAGCCAACTAGGCTCGCTATGATGGAAGTAAGGGGCCGACAACCATCTACAGCTAACCGtgcaaggatgggtggcggttagggactcGAAGACGCACTATCGCGAGCTGCAGTGGCGAGCGGCTATCCACGATGGCGGCGTGACTATTCCAGCGAGCCTATGCCCTCACGGCTAGGTAGAGATGGTGGAGAAGCATCCGTAGCTCACCATGGTGTACACCCTCTTAACGGTTGAAGCGGGGAAGCACTGTGGCGGTTTGGCCACGCGCGACCGATCGGGGCGGCGGCGCTCTGTGATGGACACCGGCACGTCGCCACATCGCCGATGAGTTTCCTAGCCAAAACACTGCGAGCAccggatagagggagtcaaggcgagtgCAGGGTTACGAGCAATCGAACTGCTACCATTCCTACATTCCTTACCTCCCAACCTACTGATTCGGCGGCGCCCACGGCCGACGGTCAGCAAAACACCAAATTGGCCGACTACAAGGCTCGTTTGTGCTTTGGTGCAGGTCGGTTTGCTAGCTAGCTTCCAATCCTAGCCGCTAGGGCACTGAATCGAGATGGGATATCATGGACCACGCATTTAAAGCCTGTGAAGCGGCACGACTCCTTCGACGGCAAGGCAATGGGGCAGTGGCTTCCAGGCCCGGCCAACCTTGGCCGAGGCCGCGTTTAATGAGCGAGAGCATCCGCACGGTGCAGCACAGATGGAGCGTGTCGTGGAGTGCCAGGATGGGATGGCTTGGTCTTGGCAGGTCACAGACGGCGGCAGTGGAGATATGACCACACGAGCGAGCGGTGCGTCGGTTAGCGCCTGCGTGCGTCCACGCAACGGCGTCGAGATGAGGGCGTGGTAGGTGGGTTGAGAGGCAGAGGGCGCGCGCTACAGCGGTCGAGGTGAATCGGAGGGTGGAGAAAACATCACGATGACCGAGCGACAACAGTCGTAGCCTCGCCTCGGCGCTGCGCGTGGCACAGCGGCTCGGCGTGGCTTGGCTAGCAAGAGGGCAGGCGGGGTGAAAGGCACGTCGCGATGTCGTCCCGGCAGGCGGCACTGGCCTACAGGGAAGGGCCATGACCAGCCCAGGGCCGAGCCCGGCACCAGCTCTGCACGCACGTGAGGCGACCGTGCCCACGGGGCCAAACGGACGAAACGGTGACACGCACGCATTTTAAAGCGGGCCAAAAACTACTTACCAACTCGATGAAGACTCAACCAACTCCATGAACCCAAAGTCGATACTAACACCTAGCTAACGAAGCAAACCTCACGTTCAGAGAGCGACCAGAGAGAGATAGGGAGGTGCCAACATGGGTTCGTCATGCTGAACGCCGGTTCGCGAACCGAGCACCGAATCAAGGTTCGCAGCGCGTTCTAGTGAAGTTAGGGCAATTTTAGAGCGGACAatgtgacatccaacacaatgtcgacctatgccatgctcaagcactcactttgatgcaatcagcAATACCAAAACGTgcaactagtgtttaaacatttttgttagaaattaaatatcaaaatagcattgtcttactacttttccatacttaaGAACGTTAAGGATTTCAACTgaggctaagtaaccattaactcttttgttgcaatttttaatagatctaaaccttgATAATTTCAACCACAAATACTTCatacaatagtccataccttatactaacccgtaggagcaaaatatttgagcactatttaactattttgctccatataattcatcaaaaatggtattttaacaattgTTCAAGTgcttgccgacttaacgaaaagagcttatcttaacgtcaagttTGATTTTTGGGCTCCCAAAACACCaattaacaacatctattttccaaaagttaaagttgcattgtcatctaccaagtttgtacttctaactttatttaagtgtcacatacatgttctatagtatttttgcttaataaaaattggttttaaaccctaagtgatataatatgactattgaatcaacttttgtttagcattcttgttgatcgttttgagttacgaaaattgatctacacacatgcattgacacataaacatgatgctcatgatatagtttagcaagttgtttaagcggtaacaccgagggtgttacaggagTGCTCATGATGGGATTATGTGTTACAAATTTCGAGGGAAGCCATCACTATACAAAAAGGAGGTTTGCTAGCGGTTTTTATGGGTACATGGGATTGTATCTATAGCTCAGAGGGAAGACACCATGCGTGAGAATGTCAAAGTTAGAAAAGAGGGGTTGCTAGGTATAGATTTGTGTTCAGTTGACGTAGAGGGGCCCACCTTCACATGAACGCCAAAGTTAGGTGAGGAGTGCTCATGATAAGATTATGCGTTACAAATTAAGATGGAAGCCATCGTCATGCAAAAAGGAGGGCCTGCTAGCGGCTTTTGTGGATACAAGGGGATTGTATCTGTGGGTTTAGAGGAAGGCACTGCCGCACGAAATAACAAAGTTACAAAAGTGAGAGCTGCTAGTGATACATTCGTGTTCAGTTGACGTAGAGGGCCCCACCTTCACATGAACGCCAAAGTTAGGTGAGAAGTACTCATGATGGGATTATGTATTACAGATTTAGAGGGAAGCCATCGTCATGCAAAAATAAAGAAGACCTGTATAGGCTTCTATGGATACACGGGATTGTATTTGTGGGCTTAGATGGAAGACATCGCCGTGTGAATGCCAAAGTTAGAAAAGAGAGGCTACTAGCGATTTATTTGTGTTATGTGGGCATAGAGGGAAACCACCTTCACATGAACGCCAAAGTTTAGAAGAGGAGTGCGCAAGATGGAATGTGTGTTGCACCTTTAGAGGAAAGTAAGCAACATACAAAGTTAAGAGAAAGAGTGCCGAAGGGATTGTGTGTTGCAGGCTTAGAGGAAAACCACTAAAGACGAGGGGCTGTAGGCTTAGCGAAAAGCCACCATCATGTCAACACCAAAATTTGGACGTCTACTGGCGATAGAATCGCATGCTGCAATTAATCTAGGGATGGTAGTCTGATCTATAGAGAGTGTTCGGCTGCcattataagccggcttataagccatagtacaatatttttctctcccaacaaatcagccgtacaaatcagcataagcagctTTACGAGCAGCCGAACAGAGAGCCTATGGGTGGCAGGTCGAGGCTCGGTATGAATGTAGGTCGGATACAGACGCTAAATTGCACCGCATGTTTATATGAATGTACGAAGTTTAAGGGCCACACTATATAATCAAGCATCCCGCTTCTGGTTTTCAACTACATGCTTAATACCTAGGTGATAGATGTTTGTCCATCTTAAGAACTAAAATAATTTATTGGTGTCTACGTGTTAGATAACTAGATTTTATGATATATAGATAATAAATCATTGCTTCTTTTCAACTTTATATGCTTTTCTTAATATGTTCATGATGATATATTACAGTGACATTAACACACCCGACGATGCTCAAAACCCATGGTAGAAGCCCTCAATCTCATGGTGTAACGTCTAAGATTTTTGTACAACATTTGTAATTTGTATTTACAAAAATGCTAACTTTTTAAAACTTTCCCTTGCGTGTTGTATGTAAATATTGTGTCAAACAGAAGTCAATCCTTCTCCTCTCCCTCAACTTCGGTTTCCCAACTCAAAAACTTTTGCAAATAAAAAACTAGAAGCCTGCACCGGGTGACAAGTGGGCCCAATTTATTTATTCCTCAAACAGTGGCTTATCTAAGGGATTATTAATTAATTTTATTAACTCTATACAAATATTTTCTTGGTTTAGAGTAAGGCTCCGATCGTTTCCCATGGGAATGACCCCAGGAAAAATTCCTGGCCGGATTCGATACTTAATTTATATAAGAATTTTTTTTGGCCGGAACGATTCCCGGCGTGATACGCCCTAACCGAACGTGGCCTAAGGAAGTTGTTTCGACGCGTGGATTATATCTCGTAGGATTTGCTTGCTTTTCCCTGTTGCCAAACTGGTAAACTGCCACGTCCGAGACGACAGAAGCGAAGCAAACACCCCAGTCCAATTCAGCGGGCTGGCGGCCCAGCCCATTCCAGATGCACGGCCCACCGTTTCCTTCCTTCCCCAGGGCCCTTGCGGCGGCGTAGGGTTCCTTGCCACCTCCCACGCTCTTCGTCGTGCGCTTCCCGCGAAACGCCAACCAAATCCTCCATCCCCAAAAATCCCCCCTTCCACGGAAGGAGAAATCCTTCccgcgggcggcggcggaggaatTCGCCGAGTAGGTTGGTGGGTTCTCACGATCCGCGCCCGCGGTCCCCACTTTCCACCAGGTGAGCGGCGAGCGGGAGCATGGCGCCGCTGTCGTGGCGGCACCACACCCTGCTGCAGGCGCTGCTGCACCGCGGCCCCCTCTCCGAGCGCGACTTCCACGCCGTCTTCGCCGGCGTCTCCGGCAAGGACCCCGGTACGCCGTCTGCTTTGCTCTCCTCTCGTCGTCTCTCGGTCTTTTCTCTGTACGCGGGACGCCATAGCCCAACAAGTGCTCGACGAAATGCACGCCTTTATTGATGGGCGGTGGGCGCTAATCAGAGCTACAGGTGCACGCAGCAGCACCTGGAGCCTGGAGGCTGGAGAGCTTACACTGCAAGCTAAGCTGCACCCCCATGCCCATCCCTTCCCGCCATTCCCCTGCTTCTCTCCTACCAGCGTAAGCCAAAGCTTTTGAGCAGATTATATGGCAATCCCATCGATTCCCCGCCGCTCGCACCTCTGCCTCGCACTCGACTCGCCCGTCAACCTCCCTCCGCCCAACCGCCGCTTCTTGCCGCGCCGCCGCTACTCCTCCGCTTCGGCGCTGCTCCCCTTCCTGGCTTCCTCTTCGCCTCCTTCTCCGTCCTCCTCTGCTGCGCCCCTATCCCATTCATCTGctacgccatcctcatcaccttcagcagcaatgGCGCCTCTCTCGTGGCGGCAGCGGCACCACACCCTGCTGCAGGCGCTGCTCTCCCGCGGCCCTCTTCCCGAGCCTGACTTCCAAGCGCTGTTCGCTGCTGTCTCCGACAGGGACCCCGGTACCTACCTATGCCACGATGCTTGCAACTCTCCCCGCTTTATAGCTCTAATCTTTCTCCATTTCATCTGTTCCATGGAATGATTCTCTTTTCTTGAACTTATTACTGTAGCGGTGTGGTGGTAGTAGTAATACATTTGTTCGGAATGTTGTGTACATCTCTATACTTTTCTGGAATCCATTTTGTATCTCTATTTGTCTATTACAGATCTTCTGTTTGTCAGGGAAAAGAGTGCTAGTTTGGTCTCCGTCTGATTTTTTCAGGCAAATGCTGCTGTATACAAAACCTGATGCTGCTTGTATTCCCTTTTCTCTTTCTTCGCCTCAAAAAAAGTTTACCTTTCTGAATATTGATAGCATCTTGTGTAGGcattctttttccttttctttgttGGCCTAAGTCATCATTCTTATTTAagttggcctcttcttgacttgcTCGTGCTCCTCACACTATAAATTCGTTTACAAGTGAATGCTGTATCTTGAACAAACAATTTAGTGGAAATTTGTGTCTGATCCAGCAGTAGCTACACTTACTTTCTCACCTAAGGTAGATCTATAAAATTTTTACCATTTGTTTGCTGATCACCCGAGCCAGTCAGAATCACTTCAAACTTCAAAGTTTAGCTAAAAAAACAGTGAATTCAAAGTTGCATTATATGATTGTCTGAAAATGGTCTTGATTCCACATGGGATTTGAATCACTCAGCCCAACTGATGTCTTGTTGCCTGCTTGGCTGAATCATATATTTAGCACCGGTTTTATAGAAGAGTCGATAGCCTAGGGGCTGCAAGCTTCACTTGATTCATTTGGCCAAATGTCTACTCTCCAATCACTTATTTCATATCATGACTTGCAGCCACTCATCAACAACTGTTCAATGATACACTTCTCAAGATCAATAAGGACCTCGCCTATTTGCAGTTCGAGTTGCGGGCATGCATAAACCAATATGATGGTATGGTTTATTATGGAGTTGTTAATAACATTGTTGATGAAGAATCTAAGCTCGGAACAAAGTATTCTGTGCCCCAGATTGCATTCTACAAGGGACTGGTATGCGATACGTGGCCTTGCATACCTCAGTCTGACACTACATATGTTGTGTTGACCTTCCGCATGTATTGATGTATGTAATGTAATGATTACTGTGGCAGTTAGAAGCAATAGTTCAGGAAGCTGGAACTGATGGGAGCATAACCAGTATCGACGCTCTCAATGTCCGGCTTGACAACCAGGTTTGCTGTACAGTAATTCTGGCAACATGATTTTTTTGGTTTTCATGTATCAACATGTACTAATTGGCCATGTGCTTAGTGTCGCTCATAATACTTATGACTTACAAGCATTTAAGTGAGCATATTATAGTTTCATATATTTTGCAGTTATCATGTCATCAACGGTATCACCTTTTGGTATTTCTGTGGCATGGCATAGCAGTACTGTTAGATCTACTGATTGACAGTTTAATCTCGATTGCAATGTGGCATCATGAGTTATTGACTGTTCTGTTCCCAGGTTGTAATTGTAGACGGTTCAGAGGACAGCCAATCTCGCCTTCCTAGTTCCATAAAGAACTTCTCACTGAGCCAGAAAGAGAAAACTCTTGATGAACTGATACGGGATCGTTGGTTGTCATACACCTCCACAGGCAAGATTGGTCTGGGCACCAGATCATTTCTTGATCTCCGAAGCTGGTTCCGTGGTAATGATATCCCATCTTGTGTTGTCTGCAACGAAGCTTGTATAAAGGTACTGATATGTGATGATTCTATGACTTTCAGTTGCGTTGTCTTGCCCTTAATGTTGTCCCATATAACCTGCTAGTATTATTTATGTTACACAACAGGCATCAAGTTGTCTAAATGAGGGATGCAATGTTAGAATTCATGAGTACTGCTTGAAGAAGAAATTTTCACAAAGAAAGGTACTTGCCTAAATCATAGTTCACACTGCTAACTCATGTTGATGGTAAAGTCATGGTTTGCTAATATTTCTGCATATGTAGGCTTCAAGAGCTTGTCCTAGTTGTGGTACTGAATGGCCCTGTCAGGACGGTGAAGCTGATGGCGATGATGACGTGAATGAACCTGGGGAAGATCAAGTCTCATCAGCCAATCGTTTCTCGAGGAAGAAGCGCaagagagtcaaagctgaactGGTGGAAGAAAATAACAATGCAGGCCCATCAACGGAGGTGCCTAGGAGGACCTTGAGAAGTGCTAAAGCCGAAGCAGTCGAGGCTGCTCAAGAGGCGTCTTCTGCTGGAGCTTCGCAGCCAAGCAGGGGTTCCAAAAGGAAGAAGTAGTGATGATGAGGCTAAGGAATGATAGCGAGAGAGAGATTGCAAAGGCTCTCTTTTGCGATGTAGATACCGTAGATGTTCTGGTATCTGGTGGTAATAGATGGTCCTTTTCAAGTGAGAGGGCTGCAGCTTCTAGTTTGGTGTAACATATAGCCTACAGACTCGTAGAGGTTATTATTTATCTTGTGAGTTGTGATAGTATCATTCAATCTAGACTTGTTTGGTAGTAGAGAACATCTTGGAGCACTGAAAAGCTTGAGGGCATGGGATACTGTTGCTTGCATTGTTGATTCTGGATTGAGGCATGGTGTTTTGATCGAGTCTTGAGCCTTGGTGGATCAAGAGAGCGTAATCAGAGTCTTGGCGTGGCTCTTCGGTGCTCCAAAGTAGATTAGGGGGTAGTGACACCATGTGGAAAATTTAGTTGTCTGTTGTCCATCTTTTCAAGTACTGCATTTCCATTCTTGTACTTGTTTTGTGCTTTGATCTTTGTTTGGTTGCAAGAAATTTTTTTGTGACAAGTAGGATTTAATCTCCATGCTAGTGTGTTCTTAGTCAAAGGCCTTTGACTAAGTAATATTTTGTTAGTGTGCCCGGACTTGACTTAGTTTGTTGGCCCTAAGGACAAGCCCTAGTGTGATCTGTGCAGTCTTAGGACCAAAAAATTCAAGGGGTGAGTCTAATCGCACAGATTAAGGTTTGTTCTTTAAAACTTTTAGAGCCTGGTTCTCTTCACCCCCCTCTTGTGCCATTTGGTCCTTTTAGAGGATCTCCTTGCAAACAGAGTTCAGCAGGTGCGTTATCACTCGCTTGTCTCGGGTGATCCATGTGGCATAGTCTGGATTGTTGATGATGTGTGTTACTTGTCAGCTTCTACAATCTTGATAATTCTAGGAGGCCTCTAGGTTTTTGTGCGCTTCCCGGATCGCCAGCATAAGCTGAGGACGCCACGACACGAAGTTCTCACGCGTTAGTTTCTCAGCCACCGACGGACCGAGAGTGGCAGACATGTTCGATGAGGAGGACACCATTGATGATCCAGGGTTTATGTGAATGAAGATGAAAGAGGATGCTTTCACTATCATGTGAAATGGTAAGCGTTTTACCTCACGTAGGAG
The sequence above is drawn from the Miscanthus floridulus cultivar M001 chromosome 15, ASM1932011v1, whole genome shotgun sequence genome and encodes:
- the LOC136508919 gene encoding uncharacterized protein, which codes for MAPLSWRHHTLLQALLHRGPLSERDFHAVFAGVSGKDPATHQQLFNDTLLKINKDLAYLQFELRACINQYDGMVYYGVVNNIVDEESKLGTKYSVPQIAFYKGLLEAIVQEAGTDGSITSIDALNVRLDNQVVIVDGSEDSQSRLPSSIKNFSLSQKEKTLDELIRDRWLSYTSTGKIGLGTRSFLDLRSWFRGNDIPSCVVCNEACIKASSCLNEGCNVRIHEYCLKKKFSQRKASRACPSCGTEWPCQDGEADGDDDVNEPGEDQVSSANRFSRKKRKRVKAELVEENNNAGPSTEVPRRTLRSAKAEAVEAAQEASSAGASQPSRGSKRKK